Part of the Streptomyces sp. f51 genome is shown below.
ACGAAGGTCGTGCTGCTCACCGGCTCCATGGGCGCGGCCGGGCGGCGCCAGGCGCTGCTCGACCTGGTCACCGGCGAGGCCGGCATCGTGATCGGCACCCACGCGCTGATCGAGGACAAGGTGCAGTTCCACGATCTGGGCCTGGTCGTCGTCGACGAGCAGCACCGCTTCGGCGTCGAGCAGCGCGACGCCCTGCGCGGCAAGGGCAAGCAGCCCCCGCACCTCCTGGTCATGACCGCCACCCCCATCCCGCGCACGGTCGCGATGACGGTCTTCGGCGACCTGGAGACCTCCGTGCTCGACCAGCTCCCCGCCGGACGCTCCCCGATCGCCAGCCATGTCGTCCCCGCCGCGGACAAGCCGCACTTCCTCGCGCGCGCGTGGGAGCGCGTGCGCGAGGAAGTGGAGAACGGCCATCAGGCGTACGTCGTCTGCCCCCGCATCGGCGACGAGGAGGACGACAAGAAAGGCGCCCGGAAGAAGTCCCCGGAGGACGAGGCGGAGAAGCGCCCGCCGATGGCCGTCCTCGACGTCGCCGACCAGCTCGCCAAGGGTCCCCTCCAGGGCCTGCGGGTCGAGGTCCTGCACGGCAGGATGCACCCGGACGACAAGGACGCCGTCATGCGCCGCTTCGCCGCGGGCGAGACGCACGTCCTGGTCGCCACCACCGTGATCGAGGTCGGGGTGAACGTACCGAACGCCACCGCCATGGTGATCATGGACGCCGACCGCTTCGGCGTCTCCCAGCTCCACCAGCTCCGCGGCCGCGTCGGCCGCGGCTCGGCGGCGGGACTGTGCCTGCTGGTCTCCGAGATGCCGGAGGCGAGCCCGGCCCGTCAGCGCCTGAACGCGGTGGCCTCGACCCTGGACGGCTTCGAGCTCTCCCGCATCGACCTCGAACAGCGCCGCGAGGGCGACGTCCTCGGCCAGGCCCAGTCCGGCGTCCGCTCCTCGCTGCGCATGCTCGCCGTCATCGAGGACGAGGAGATCATCGCCGAGGCCCGCGAGGAGGCCGCCTCGGTCGTCGCGGCGGACCCGGACCTCACCGGCCTGCCGGGCCTGCGCGTCGCCCTGGACGCCCTGCTCGACGAGGAACGGGAGCAGTACCTGGACAAGGGCTGAGCGGCGGCGACCGCCCCGCGGCTGAGAGACTGGGAGGGAATCGACCACCCCCAGCGCAAAGGACCCCCATGACCCGCGTGATCGCCGGCCGGGCCGGCGGACGCCGTCTGGCCGTGCCGCCGGGCACCGGCACCCGCCCCACCTCCGACCGGGCACGCGAGGGCCTCTTCTCCACCTGGGAGTCCCTGCTCGGCGGCCCGCTGGAGGGCGAGCGCGTCCTCGACCTGTACGCCGGATCGGGCGCCGTCGGCCTGGAGGCGCTCAGCCGCGGTGCCGGGCACACCCTGCTCGTGGAGGCGGACGCCCGCGCGGCCAGGACCGTCCGCGACAACGTCAGGACGCTGGGCCTGCCCGGCGCCGAGGTCAGAGCGGGCAAAGCGGAGCAGATCGTACGGACGGCGGCGCCGTCGGAGCCTTACGACCTGGTCTTCCTCGACCCCCCGTACGTCGTCCCGGACGACGATCTTCGGGAGATTCTGCTCACACTCCGCACCGGGGGCTGGCTCGCGGAGGATGCGCTCGTCACCGTGGAGCGCAGCACCAGAGGCGGTGTGTTCGGCTGGCCCGAGGGTTTCGAGGCCCTGAGGGCCCGTCGTTACGGCGAGGGCACGTTTTGGTACGGTCGCGCCGCCTCTACGTGCGAAGACGCACGATGACCGGACCGGAGAGCGAGGGACCACTGTTGCGCCGCGCCGTCTGTCCGGGGTCATTCGACCCCATCACCAACGGACATCTCGACATCATCGCCCGCGCCTCCGCGCTGTACGACGTCGTGCA
Proteins encoded:
- the recG gene encoding ATP-dependent DNA helicase RecG, with translation MDLVPVLEEPLKKALGPATAKVMAEHLGLHTVGDLLHHYPRRYEERGQLTHLADLPMDEHVTVVAQVADARLHTFASAKAPRGKGQRLEVTITDGSGRIQLVFFGNGVHKPHKDLLPGTRAMFSGKVSVFNRRLQLAHPAYELLRGEDDEAAESVGSWAGALIPIYPATAKLESWKIAKSVQTVLPSAQEAVDPLPDPLRSGRGLVTLPEALLKIHRPHTKADVHDARARLKWDEAFVLQVALARRRHADAQLPAVARVPLPDGLLTAFDARLPFTLTEGQQKVSKEIFDGLATEHPMHRLLQGEVGSGKTMVALRAMLAVVDAGGQAAMLAPTEVLAQQHHRSITEMMGELAEGGMLGGAEHSTKVVLLTGSMGAAGRRQALLDLVTGEAGIVIGTHALIEDKVQFHDLGLVVVDEQHRFGVEQRDALRGKGKQPPHLLVMTATPIPRTVAMTVFGDLETSVLDQLPAGRSPIASHVVPAADKPHFLARAWERVREEVENGHQAYVVCPRIGDEEDDKKGARKKSPEDEAEKRPPMAVLDVADQLAKGPLQGLRVEVLHGRMHPDDKDAVMRRFAAGETHVLVATTVIEVGVNVPNATAMVIMDADRFGVSQLHQLRGRVGRGSAAGLCLLVSEMPEASPARQRLNAVASTLDGFELSRIDLEQRREGDVLGQAQSGVRSSLRMLAVIEDEEIIAEAREEAASVVAADPDLTGLPGLRVALDALLDEEREQYLDKG
- the rsmD gene encoding 16S rRNA (guanine(966)-N(2))-methyltransferase RsmD, which codes for MTRVIAGRAGGRRLAVPPGTGTRPTSDRAREGLFSTWESLLGGPLEGERVLDLYAGSGAVGLEALSRGAGHTLLVEADARAARTVRDNVRTLGLPGAEVRAGKAEQIVRTAAPSEPYDLVFLDPPYVVPDDDLREILLTLRTGGWLAEDALVTVERSTRGGVFGWPEGFEALRARRYGEGTFWYGRAASTCEDAR